The region TACGCGGCACTGGCTGCCAATTTACTTATCGCTATAACCAAATTTATAGCAGGTGCAATTAGTAACAGCGCAGCGATGATAGCCGAGGGAGTACATTCTGTAGTTGATACTGTAAATGAGTTATTGCTGCTGCTGGGGCTTCATCGCAGCAAAAAACAGCCCGATGCTATGCATCCGTTCGGGTATGGTAAGGAGTTATACTTTTGGTCGTTTATCGTTTCTATCATGATCTTTGGACTGGGAGGTGGCGTGTCTATTTATCAGGGTATAACGCACATTATCCACCCCGAGAAAATGGGTGACCCAACAATCAACTACATCGTACTTTCACTATCGATAGTTTTTGAAGGGACATCATTGTTTATCGCCTTAAAACAATTTAACCAGGTTCGCGGCGCTACACCGTGGTGGGAGGCCGTAGTTAAAAGTAAAGATCCGTCCAGTTTTCTGGTATTATTTGAGGATGCAGCGGCGGTAGCGGGGTTGTTTATTGTAATCATATGTGTATACCTCAGCCACAAGCTTAATCTCCCTTATTTGGATGGTGTCGCGTCGCTGCTGGTTGGTATAATTTTGATCATTGTTTCGTCTATCCTGGCACGCGAAAGCCGCAGTTTATTAATGGGCGAAGGCGTGTCAACTCAAACGAGAGAAAAAATATGTCACATGGTGGAAGGCGATGATCACGTGGTGAAAGTACAGCACATATTATCAACTTATCAGTCACCCAGTGAGGTGTTGCTCATGCTGATCGTAGCGTTTAAGGATGACCTGGATACGGAAGAAATAAACATTGCTATAGACCGCATACGCGATAAAGTGAAAGCGGAGTTCAAGCTGGTACGCTTTGTTATCATTCAGCCGGAAAGCCTGGATCATCACCTGCTCTGGAATGATGACAGCCATTAACATTGGTTAAAATGAACTAAAGCAAACACATATTTACTTTAGCCTGTTATTGCTAAACAACATACCCATCTGTTTATGCTTATTTTGCAGCGGGTTAAACATCAATATGGATAAAAAACTTAAGGCAAGGCCCCGTGTGTTGATCATCGGTGGCGGCTTTGCCGGTATACAACTTGCCAAAAAACTCAGGAACGCACCTGTTGAGGTGTTACTGCTTGATAAACATAACTACCATACTTTTCAGCCGCTGCTGTACCAGGTTGCAATGGGTGCGCTGGAGGGCGATTCCATCGGTTTTCCGATACGAAGGATCTTCAGCAGGCAAAAGAATTTTACTTTTCATTTAGCCGAAGTACAAAAGATAGATACCGAAGCGAGGATAGTTACAGCCAACATAGGCGATATACATTATGATTACCTGGTACTGGCAACAGGGGCAAATACCAATTACTTCGGGAACAAACAACTAGAGCATTACACGCTTCCCATGAAGAACATTGCTGAGGCGCTGAACGTGCGGAGCCTTATACTTCAAAATCTGGAAAAAGCTTTGGTTACCTTTGATGAAACCGAACGCAATGCCTTGCTCACCTTTGTTGTGGTTGGGGGCGGTCCCACAGGTGTGGAGTTGTCCGGAGCGATTGCCGAATTGCGAAAGTACATCCTCTGTAAAGATTACCCCGGCTTGTGCGATGCCGATATGAAGGTGTTTTTGGTGGAAGGTAAACCAGAACTGCTGGCAGCAATGTCTAAAGGGGCATCAAGCAAAGCCAAGAAGTTTTTGACAGACTTGGGTATCACTATTTACAATAGTGTGCATGTGGAGAGTTACGATGGCCTTACACTAAAGATTGACGACGGTACGGTGATTAAAACGCGTAATGTGTTATGGGCGGCAGGTGTAAGAGGCGAGATGCCTCAAGGCCTACCTGCAGAAAAGATCGCCAAAGGCAACCGGGTAATAACAGACGAGATAAACAAGGTAGTTGGCTATGATAATGTATTTGCCATTGGTGACGTTTCCTCTGTAGTTACTGAAGGTGCTCCTAACGGTTATCCCGGCGTAGCACAAGTAGCACTACAGCAGGGAGAGCAGCTGGCCAAAAACCTGGTGAATATAGTAGAAGGCCGGCCAACCAAGCCGTTCAGGTACAATGACCTGGGTACGATGGCAACTATTGGCCGCAACAAGGCTGTGGCTGATCTTAAGCACCTGCAGTTCCAGGGATTCTTCGCCTGGATATTGTGGATGTTTGTGCATCTGTTGTCGTTAGCTGGGTTTAGCAATAAAACAATCGTGTTTTTTAACTGGGCAACAAACTACCTTACGCGTAATAGCGATAACAGGCTGGTGATACACCATTTTGATACAAATACTATGATGACAGATCCTACGGCCAAATAGCCGTGGAGCTGAATATTTAGCTGATACGCGTATGCACCTTTTCTTAATTATAGCATTGTTGGTAATGGTGTGTGCGTTTTATTCGTACATAAACGCCCGCTTTCTTCGGCTGCCCGGTACTATCGGCATTATGGCCTTAGCTATTGCAGGGTCTATGGTAACGATCGCCGTAGAAAATATATACCCCGGTGTGGCCAAATACCTTACTATTTTGGCCAACAACATCAGCTTTTCTACTATAGTACTTAATGTTATGCTTGGCTTTCTGCTGTTTGCCAGCGCGTTCAACTTAAACGTAAGAAAACTAAAGCGCGAAATGCGCCCTGTGCTGCTCCTTAGTACTATTGGCGTGCTTCTTTCTACAGCGTTATTCGGCACATTGCTTTATTTCGTTGCGGGGCTTATAGATATTAAAATACCGTTTATTTACTGCCTGCTGTTTGGCGCATTAGTTTCGCCTACAGATACCGTTGCGGTGGGTGCTATAGTAAAGCATTCAAAGCTACCCTCGAATTTGGAAACTATTATCGCCGGCGAATCTTTGTTTAACGATGGGATAGGCTTGGTGCTGTTCATCACTCTTCTGGAAATCACCCGTTCGGGAACCGACAGTTTTGACCTGGGTAAAACGGTTATGCTTTTTATACAGGAAGTTTTTGGCGGGATTGCTATAGGTGCGGCAAGTGGGTATTTGTCGTTTAGGCTGATGCGCTCAGTAAATGACTTTCAAACAATTGTATTGGTGTCACTCGGCGTGGTAATGTTTAATTCCGTGGCAGCTTCCTATCTTAATCTATCTATACCACTATCTGTTGTTACCGCTGGTTTATTCGCAGGTGCGCGATCTATTAACGCAGACACAAAGGAGCATTCGCACGAGGCGCTTGAGAAATTCTGGAACTTAATTGATGAGTTATTAAATACAATCCTCTTTGTGATGGTTGGTTTACAGATGATCAATCTGCCCTACATTAAAAACTATTGGATTACCGGTGGAATAGGAATAGTGCTGATATTAGCTGCACGGTGGTTGAGCATACTGGTGCCACTAACGTTCCTTAGAAGGTCATTAAACATTAATTACAATAATGTAAATATACTTACCTGGGCAGGAGTGAGGGGTGGTATATCTATAGCCCTGGCTTTGTCTTTACCGGCATCACCATACAGGCATTTTATACTTTCCGGAAGCTACTTTATCGTGATCTTCTCTATAATCGTGCAGGGATTAACACTCAACCGGATGATCAACTCAGCGTATAAAACCAAGGAAGATGCCACCTAGCCTTTGCCGCTCATGTATTTGCCTATTTGTCGTTCATTAGCATCGCCGGACTTACTAAATGTTTCTATGATATTTTGCTGTTCGGCTTCTGTCCTGTTTTGGCTAAGTTTCTTCTTAGCCTGCAGATCGTCTACCACAATTT is a window of Mucilaginibacter terrenus DNA encoding:
- a CDS encoding cation diffusion facilitator family transporter, with product MASSKLSIYAALAANLLIAITKFIAGAISNSAAMIAEGVHSVVDTVNELLLLLGLHRSKKQPDAMHPFGYGKELYFWSFIVSIMIFGLGGGVSIYQGITHIIHPEKMGDPTINYIVLSLSIVFEGTSLFIALKQFNQVRGATPWWEAVVKSKDPSSFLVLFEDAAAVAGLFIVIICVYLSHKLNLPYLDGVASLLVGIILIIVSSILARESRSLLMGEGVSTQTREKICHMVEGDDHVVKVQHILSTYQSPSEVLLMLIVAFKDDLDTEEINIAIDRIRDKVKAEFKLVRFVIIQPESLDHHLLWNDDSH
- a CDS encoding NAD(P)/FAD-dependent oxidoreductase; protein product: MDKKLKARPRVLIIGGGFAGIQLAKKLRNAPVEVLLLDKHNYHTFQPLLYQVAMGALEGDSIGFPIRRIFSRQKNFTFHLAEVQKIDTEARIVTANIGDIHYDYLVLATGANTNYFGNKQLEHYTLPMKNIAEALNVRSLILQNLEKALVTFDETERNALLTFVVVGGGPTGVELSGAIAELRKYILCKDYPGLCDADMKVFLVEGKPELLAAMSKGASSKAKKFLTDLGITIYNSVHVESYDGLTLKIDDGTVIKTRNVLWAAGVRGEMPQGLPAEKIAKGNRVITDEINKVVGYDNVFAIGDVSSVVTEGAPNGYPGVAQVALQQGEQLAKNLVNIVEGRPTKPFRYNDLGTMATIGRNKAVADLKHLQFQGFFAWILWMFVHLLSLAGFSNKTIVFFNWATNYLTRNSDNRLVIHHFDTNTMMTDPTAK
- a CDS encoding cation:proton antiporter: MHLFLIIALLVMVCAFYSYINARFLRLPGTIGIMALAIAGSMVTIAVENIYPGVAKYLTILANNISFSTIVLNVMLGFLLFASAFNLNVRKLKREMRPVLLLSTIGVLLSTALFGTLLYFVAGLIDIKIPFIYCLLFGALVSPTDTVAVGAIVKHSKLPSNLETIIAGESLFNDGIGLVLFITLLEITRSGTDSFDLGKTVMLFIQEVFGGIAIGAASGYLSFRLMRSVNDFQTIVLVSLGVVMFNSVAASYLNLSIPLSVVTAGLFAGARSINADTKEHSHEALEKFWNLIDELLNTILFVMVGLQMINLPYIKNYWITGGIGIVLILAARWLSILVPLTFLRRSLNINYNNVNILTWAGVRGGISIALALSLPASPYRHFILSGSYFIVIFSIIVQGLTLNRMINSAYKTKEDAT